Part of the Kineococcus aurantiacus genome, CTACGCGCGGTTCGTCGCCGACGGGGAGTTCCGGCTGCCCGCCGAACCGGCCGAGAAGGTCCTCCTCGCGAGCTTCCGCGCCGACCCCGGGCGGTTCCCGCTGCGCACGCCCAGCGGCCGCGTCGAGCTGCACTCGCGGACCGTCGCCGGTTTCGGGTACGACGACTGCCCGGGCCACCCCGTCTGGCTGGCCCCCGACGAGGTGCCCGACGAGGAGTTCCCGCTGCACCTGGTCGCCAACAACCCCGCGACCCGGCTGCACAGCCAGCTCGACCACGGGGCCACCTCGCAGGCCGGGAAGGTCGCCGGCCGCGAGCCGGTGCGGGTGCACCCGCAGGACGCCGCCGACCGCGGGCTGCGCGACGGGCAGGTGGTGGTGCTGCGCAGCCGGCGGGGCAGCTGCCTCGGCGGGCTCGTGGTCTCCGACGCCGTGCGGCGCGGGGTCGTGCAGATGTCGACGGGGGCGTGGTTCGACCCGGTCGCCGGGGCCGAGGCGGGGGTGACGTGCGGCCACGGCAACGTCAACGTGCTGACCCGCGACGTCGGGTCCTCGCGGCTGGCGCAGGCGTGCACGGGCCAGCACGCCGCGGTGCAGGTCAGCGCGTTCGAGGGCGTCCCCCCGCGGGTGCGGGCCTTCGACCAGCCGGGGACGTGAGGGGCCGGGGCCGCCGGGGAACCGGACGGCCCCGTCGCGCGTCGCAGGCGTCACGGGCCGGGGCCGTGCGCCGCTCGGGGGCGTCACGGACCGGCCCGGCCACGCCGGACGGCCCCCGCGCGCGGGTAGCGCGACCGGGGCCGGACGGCAAGGAACCGGCCCCGGATGCCGCTGAACGTGTCGGACCGTTGGTCCGTGTGGGGCATCATGGGGCTCCGACTCCGGTGCCCCACCCGTCGCGGGTGCGCACCGACGAAGGCGCGGAGGTGCCGCAGGTGACGAGCGAGGGCTGGCCGGACGACCGGCTCACCTCATCCGACGTCCCGTCCCTGGTCCGTCACCACGCCGGGCCCGTGGACGACCCGGACCGCTTCGAGCTGCTCGGCGAGGCCGAGGGCGCCGACGAGGCGTGGCACGTCCTGGACCACCGCGCCGCCGGCGGTGAGGCGCTGTTCACCCTCGCCGCGCTGCGGCCGGCGGCGGTGGAGGAGCTGGAGGTCGTCGTCCACGGCGGCGACGACGACAGCGGTGACGACGGCGCTGAGGCCGTCCCGCCGGAGGTGCTGTGGCGCGAACGCGCCGCGGGGCTGGCGAAGGTGCGGCACGCGCGCCTGGCCGGGGTCGTGCAGACGTTCAACGGCCCGGCCCCCCACCGTCCCGGGCAGGTCGACCCCGACGGCCCGGAGTGGAGCTACGCGGTCCTGGAGCAGGCGGCGGGCCGGTCCGTGGCGGACTGGCTGCGCGACGACCCCGGTGCCGCCGTCGAGGAGCGCTTCACCGTCCTGGCGACCGCGGCGAGCGTGCTGGCCGAGCTGCACCGCGGCTCCGAGAGCGCCCCGCCGCTGGTGCACGGCGACATCACCCCGCGGTCGGTGCGGCTGGGCGGGTTCTGGCCCGCCGACGGCGTGCGGCTGGCCGGGGCCAGCCTGGGCGGTCTGCGGCGCGGGCCGGTGCCGCCGCGGGCCCCGTCGGTCTACACGGCCCCGGAGGTCCGCGCGGGCGCCCTGCCCTCGACCGCCAGCGACGTCTTCGGCTTCGGCGCCACGGCCGTCCTCGTGCTGACCGGGATGCCTCCCGCGAGCACCCCCGACGGCGACGTCGACCCGGCGCTGGTGCGCCGGCAGCTGGCCGCGGCGGCGCTGACGGCCCCGCACCCGGGGCTGGCGGACCTGCTGCTGCAGGCCCTGTCGCCGGACCCCGCCCAGCGGCCGGACCGGCTGCCGGCCTGGGTGAACGGGATGCGGGCCCTCGTGGAGCCGCGCCCGTCGCTGGACCCGTACGGCGGCGCCGGGACGGTGCCGGACACCGACTTCCTGGCGGCCGCGCCGCCGGCCCGGTCGCTGCCCAAGCGGCCCGTGGTCGTCGTCGTGGGGGCGCTGCTGCTGGCGACCGCCGGCACGGCGGTGGCCATCGCGGCCGTCCAGCAGGGCCGGCTCAAGGACGTCCCGAACCCGGTCGCGATCGTGCAGCCGCCCGACGCGACGACGAGCGCCCCCACGACGTCGGCGCCGCGGCCGTCGACGACGGGCGTCCCGGGCACCCGGTCCACGCAGGGCACGCAGGAGCAGGGGCAGACCGGTGGCCCGGCGACGGCCCCGGGACGACGCGGCCCGACGGCCGCGGCCCCCACGACGGGCGTGGCGCCCGGTGTCACGCCGACGACGGTCCCCGCGCCGGGGCCGACGCCGCTCCCCGGCGACCCGGCGGCCGGTGGCGGGCAGGTGCCCGCGCCGCCCGTGGTGGTCCCGCCGGTGGTCGTCCCGCCCGCCGCGACGACCACCCCGCCACCGCCGCCGCCCGCGGTCCCGTCCCCGCCGGCCACGGGCCCGGTCGTGGTCGTCCCCGGCAACCCGCGCCCGGGCCCGGGCACGACCCCGCCCACGACCCCGCCCACGACCCCGCCGGTCGTGACGCCGCCGGTCGTGACGACGCCCCCGACGACGCCCCCGACGACGCCGCCCGTGGTGACGATCCCGCCCACCACCCCGCCGGTGGTGACGCCGCCGGTCGTGGTCCCGCCCGTGGTGACGCCCCCGGTCGTGACCACACCGGTCCCGTCGTCCTCGCTCACGTCACCGGTCACCCCGACCACGCTCCCGTCACCGGTCACCCCGACCACGCTCCCGTCGGCGGTCACCCCGACCACGCTCCCGTCGGCGACGTCCACCCCCACCGACGACCGCGACCCGTTCCGCCCCACCGGCCGCTGACGGCGGGACGCGCCCGGTTCAGGCCGCCGAGCGCGTCCGGCCGCGGCCCTGCGCCAGCCCGCACACCGCGTACCCCGCGGCCAGCGCGACCGCGACCGGTCCCAGCCGCCCGTCGGCGGGCACGAGCAGGACGGCGGCCCCGCACGCCAGGCAGTAGCTGACGTTGAACACCAGGTCGTAGGCGGTGAACACGCGGCCGCGGTAGGCGTCCTCGACGCTGCGCTGCACGACGGTGTCCACCCCGATCTTCGCGCCCTGCCCGCCCAGGCCCAGCAGCCCCGCCGCGACCGCCAGCAGCGCCGGGGAGGCCGTGAGACCCAGCCCGAGCTGCCCGGCCGCGGCCACCAGCAGGCACGCCGTGATCCACCGGTGCACCCGGCCGGGCCGCGCCCCCCACGGCGCCAGGACGGCGGCCGCGCCCGAGCCGACCGCGACGGCCGCCAGCAGCGTGCCCAGCGCCGCCAGGCCGGCCGACGGGTCGTCCGCCGCCGCCAGCGTCTGCCGGCACAGCACGACCATCGCGACCGTCGTCAGGCCCGAGGACCAGCGGTGCCAGGCGATGAGCCCCAGCGCGGCGGCCGCCGGCGGCCGCTCGCGCAGGTGGCGCACGCCCGCGACGACGTCCCGGGCGCTGGCGCGCACCCCGCGCCGGGCCGCCGCCGGTCCGCCCGGCGGCGGCCCCAGCAGCTGCGGCGGGAAGCGCAGGGCGATCAGGCCCGCGGCGGCGTACGCGCCCGCCGCGACCGCCAGCGCCGCGACGTCCGCCCCGGCGCCCGTGCCGACGGCCGCCGTCACCCCGACCGCGACCGTCGCCCCGGCCCCCGCGGCCACGGTCCCCGCCGTGGGGGTCACCGAGTTCGCCAGGACGAAGCGGTCGGGGGCCACGACGTGCGGCAGCGCCGCCGACAGGCCCGCCAGCAGCGCCCGGTTCACCGACAGCACCGCCAGCGCCAGCACCCCGACGACGACGTCGGGGGCCCCGGTGCCCAGGGCCAGGGCCCCCAGCAGCGCGATCGCGGCCCGCAGCAGGTTCCCCCACCCCAGCACCGACCGCCGCGACCGGCGGTCCAGCAGCACCCCCGCCCACGGCCCCACCACCGTGAACGGCAGCAGCAGCACGGCCGCCGCGAACGCCACGGCCGCCGGGGTCGCCTGCCGCTCGGGGGAGAAGAAGAACAGCGACGCCAGCCCGGCCTGGAACACCCCGTCCGCGGCCTGCCCGGTCAGGCGCACCGACAGCAGGTGCAGGTAGCGGCGCGTGCGCAGCAGGCCGCCCAGCTCGGGCAGCACCCCCCGCGGCGGCGCCGCCGCCCGGTCCAGTCCCCCCTGCGACGTCGGCACGTCGCCACCGTAGCGAGGGTGTGGAGATCGGGTGCGGACCCCTTTCGGGGGACACGGCCGGCCGGTGGGGCCCGCGGGCCCACGCATACTGGGACGGTGGCCGCCGATGGGAGGGCGGCACCCGATCCTTGACCAGCAACGCCGGAGGACCAGACCGCAGTGGCTTCGCGACGCCCCGCCCCCGTCCGTCCCGCTCGCGGTCGACCCGCCCGCCAGCCCGCCCGCCGGCCCGCCCGCCGGTCCCGGCGCCGCGCGGTCCTCGGCTGGGTCCTCGGTCTCCTCCTGAGCGGCCTGGCCCTGGCGGTGGGCGGGTTCGCCGCCGCCTACGCGCTGGTGGACGTCCCGGACCCCAACGAGCTCGCCGACGCCCAGACCAGCACCGTCTACTTCAGCGACGGCACCACCCAGCTCGGCACGTTCTCGGCGCGCAACCGGGAGAACGTCGGCCTGGACCAGGTGCCCGACCACGTGCAGAAGGCCGTGCTCGCCGCCGAGGACCGCGGCTTCTACGAGAACCGGGGCGTGTCCCCGACGGGCATCGCCCGCGCCGTGTGGAGCAACGTCACCGACGGCACGAGCCAGGGCGGGTCGACCCTGACCCAGCAGTACGTCAAGAACTACTACCTGACCGACCAGCACTCCTACCGGCGCAAGTTCGAGGAGTTCTTCATCGCGCTGAAGATCGACCAGCAGCAGACGAAGGACGAGACCCTCCAGAACTACCTGAACACCGTCTACTTCGGCCGCAGCGCGTACGGTGTCCAGGCCGCCGCCCGGGCCTACTTCGGGGTCGACGCCTCCCAGCTGGACGTGTCGCAGGGCGCGCTGCTCGCGGCGCTGCTCAAGGGCCCCAGCAACTACGACCCCCGCAAGGGCCCCGAGCAGACCGCGGCCGCGACCGCGCGCGTCGGGTACGTCCTGGACGGCATGGTGTCGCAGGGCTGGCTGTCGGCGGCCGACCGCGCGAGGGCGGGGCTGCCGGGGACCGTCGAGAGCACCCCGAGCAGCAACCAGTGGCGTGGCCCGAACGGGTACCTGCTCAAGACGGTCGAGAACGAGCTGACCGGCACCGTCGGGCTGAGCGAGGAGGACGTCGAGCGCGGCGGCCTGAAGATCGTCACGACGTTCGACGCGAAGGCGCAGGCCGCGGCCGTGGAGGCCGTCGCGGAGCAGCTGCCGTCGAAGCGGCCGGAGGGTTTCCACGTCGCGCTGTCGGCGATCGACCCGAAGACCGGCGGGGTCACCGCCATGTACGGCGGGGCGGACTACCTCACGACCCAGTACAACGACGCCACCCAGGCGGTGGCCCAGCCGGGGTCGACGTTCAAGCCGTTCGCCCTGGTCGCGGCGCTGGAGCAGGGGATCTCGCTGCGGACGACGTTCGACGGGTCCAGCCCGCGGACCATCGACGGCTGGCCGGCCCGGAACTTCAGCGACGAGCAGTTCGGCCGCATCGACCTGGTCACCGCCACCGAGCACTCCGTGAACACGGTGTACGGGCAGCTGAACGAGAAGGTCACCCCCGCCAGGACGCGCGACGTGGCCGTCGCCGCCGGGTACCCGCAGGACACCCCCGGCATCTCGGGCGACCAGTACATCTCCAACGTGCTCGGGACGTCCTCGCCGCACCCGATCGACGTCACCCAGGCGTACGCGACGTTCGCGGCCCAGGGGCAGCGCACCCAGTGGCACACGATCGCCACCGTCGACGACTCGACGGGCACCCGGACGTACACGGCCTCCCCGGCGGTCACGACGGCGTTCCCCTCGGACGTGGCGGCCGACGCCACCTACGCCCTGGAGCAGGTCGTGAACTCCGGGACCGGCTCGTACGCCAAACGGCTGAACCGGCCCGCCGCCGGCAAGACGGGGACGACGAACGACAACCTCGCCGCCTGGTTCGCCGGGTTCACCCCCGACCTGGCCGCCAGCGTCTCGCTGTTCCAGACCAGCGCCGACGGCACGACCAACGTCTCCCTCGACCTCGGTCGCGGGGAGGTCACCGGTGGGTCGTACCCGGTGCGGATCTGGACGGCGTTCATGCGGGCCGCGCTCGACGGGACGGCGAAGACCGACTTCCCGGCCCGCGCGAACGTCGGCACGAGCAAGGGGTCCTCCTCGTCCTCGTCGTCCGCGACGTCCCGGCCCACGCGGTCCTCGACCCCCACCGCCACCGCCACCGCCACCGCGACGGACACCGCGACCGCCACCGCGACGGACGAGCCGACGGACGGCGCGACCGACGAGCCCACGAGCGCCCCCACCGCCACCCCCACCGCCACCCCCACCCGCTCCTCCGGCGGGTCGTCCCCGTCGAGCAGCGCGTCGAGCAGCTCGGCGGGTGGGGCCGCGGCCGGTGGTGACGGCGGCGACGGCCAGGGTCAGGGCCAGGCGCAGGAGCAGGTGCAGGAGCAGGCGGCGGGCACCGGGGCGGCGGCGGGCGCCGGCTCCGGCCAGTAGGGGAAGCTGACGGGGTGAGCACGCGAACCCCGGACACCCCCGACGTCCCCGCGGCGCCGGTCCCCCCGGTGCCGCCCACCGCGGTCGACCCGGTCGCCCGCGCGGGCAGCGAGTTCCTCGGCGGCCCCGCCGGCCGCCGGCTCGGCGCCGACGGCCCCTGGTGGGCGCGGGCGCTGCCGGTCGCAGTACTGCTGTCCGCGGTCGCGACGGCCGTGGGGGCGGTCAGCAAGCACCACTGCCGGGCCCAGGGCTGGAACACCCCCGACCAGTTCGTGCACGCCTGCTACTCCGACCTGCCCGTCGTCTACACGTCCTCGGGGCTGGCCGGGGGTTCGGGGCCCTTCGCCGACGGCGTCACGCTGGACCAGCCGCCGCTGACCGCCGTCCTGGCCTGGCTGGTGGGGCGGCTGGCCCCCCACGAGGTGACGACCGCGGCCCAGCGCAGCTACTTCGACCTCGCCGCGGTCCTGCTCACCGTCGCGGCGGTGGCGCTCGCCGTGGCGGTCGGGTCCCTGACGGGGCCCCGGCGCGGCTGGGACGCGCTGCTCCTGGCGGTCAGCCCCGTCCTGGTGCTCAGCGGCCTGCTCTCCTTCGACC contains:
- a CDS encoding transglycosylase domain-containing protein — protein: MASRRPAPVRPARGRPARQPARRPARRSRRRAVLGWVLGLLLSGLALAVGGFAAAYALVDVPDPNELADAQTSTVYFSDGTTQLGTFSARNRENVGLDQVPDHVQKAVLAAEDRGFYENRGVSPTGIARAVWSNVTDGTSQGGSTLTQQYVKNYYLTDQHSYRRKFEEFFIALKIDQQQTKDETLQNYLNTVYFGRSAYGVQAAARAYFGVDASQLDVSQGALLAALLKGPSNYDPRKGPEQTAAATARVGYVLDGMVSQGWLSAADRARAGLPGTVESTPSSNQWRGPNGYLLKTVENELTGTVGLSEEDVERGGLKIVTTFDAKAQAAAVEAVAEQLPSKRPEGFHVALSAIDPKTGGVTAMYGGADYLTTQYNDATQAVAQPGSTFKPFALVAALEQGISLRTTFDGSSPRTIDGWPARNFSDEQFGRIDLVTATEHSVNTVYGQLNEKVTPARTRDVAVAAGYPQDTPGISGDQYISNVLGTSSPHPIDVTQAYATFAAQGQRTQWHTIATVDDSTGTRTYTASPAVTTAFPSDVAADATYALEQVVNSGTGSYAKRLNRPAAGKTGTTNDNLAAWFAGFTPDLAASVSLFQTSADGTTNVSLDLGRGEVTGGSYPVRIWTAFMRAALDGTAKTDFPARANVGTSKGSSSSSSSATSRPTRSSTPTATATATATDTATATATDEPTDGATDEPTSAPTATPTATPTRSSGGSSPSSSASSSSAGGAAAGGDGGDGQGQGQAQEQVQEQAAGTGAAAGAGSGQ
- a CDS encoding MFS transporter; translation: MPTSQGGLDRAAAPPRGVLPELGGLLRTRRYLHLLSVRLTGQAADGVFQAGLASLFFFSPERQATPAAVAFAAAVLLLPFTVVGPWAGVLLDRRSRRSVLGWGNLLRAAIALLGALALGTGAPDVVVGVLALAVLSVNRALLAGLSAALPHVVAPDRFVLANSVTPTAGTVAAGAGATVAVGVTAAVGTGAGADVAALAVAAGAYAAAGLIALRFPPQLLGPPPGGPAAARRGVRASARDVVAGVRHLRERPPAAAALGLIAWHRWSSGLTTVAMVVLCRQTLAAADDPSAGLAALGTLLAAVAVGSGAAAVLAPWGARPGRVHRWITACLLVAAAGQLGLGLTASPALLAVAAGLLGLGGQGAKIGVDTVVQRSVEDAYRGRVFTAYDLVFNVSYCLACGAAVLLVPADGRLGPVAVALAAGYAVCGLAQGRGRTRSAA